A single region of the Methylocystis echinoides genome encodes:
- the hypF gene encoding carbamoyltransferase HypF, producing MANSPQARRITVRGRVQGVGFRPFILRLARELNLKGWVRNAGGVVEMHVEGAALAIDRFIDGVGAQSPAFARPSPPVVGDAPVEGYGDFLIRDSLDTPAASLSVPPDCFVCAECLAEMSDPRQRRYHYPFTNCTQCGPRYTIIDALPYDRVRTSMAGFQMCDDCASEYGDPSDRRYHAQPLACPTCGPRLAFRRPPSAALVGDGPALDACVTALEAGEIVAVKGIGGYHLICDATSEAAILKLRARKNRPAKPLAVMLPERLLETHRPDGCNLPTAILDSLRSPLRPIVLTPKAAAPVLPDAIAPGLDEIGLLLPYAPLHHLLLERFRRPVVATSGNVSGEPILIDAPMAEQHLGSVADAFLHHDRPIRRPADDSVLRVIAGVARPTRIGRGLGPLEIRLRQPVETPVLAVGGDLKNTIALAAGDRAVVSPHLGDLGAPRAQQVFEQVIADLSSLYAIKPAALICDAHPAYFSRRWAEQRGLPVIQVFHHHAHASAAYAELEAEEEALVFTWDGVGYGEDGGLWGGEALLGRPGGWRRVASIHPLRLIGGDKASREPWRCALAACLAAGVDWPDAPAEAGIASEMWVKGFNSPPTTSIGRLFDAASALIGLSLRQSFEGEAAMRLEAAAEAGHGAVAPPRHEEGGVLWSDWRPLVHPLLDASRSPSARAGYFHAALSRLLVDQAVRIRETHAYSTVLLCGGVFQNRMLAEMALAGLAGAGLRAFLPQRIPVNDASISIGQIIEAGARSRQNAV from the coding sequence GTGGCGAATTCACCCCAGGCAAGACGCATAACCGTGCGTGGCCGCGTGCAGGGCGTCGGGTTTCGTCCGTTCATCCTGCGGCTGGCCAGAGAGCTGAACCTGAAAGGCTGGGTCCGCAACGCCGGCGGCGTCGTCGAGATGCATGTCGAGGGCGCCGCTCTGGCGATCGATCGTTTCATTGACGGCGTCGGCGCCCAGTCGCCTGCTTTCGCCCGCCCGTCGCCGCCGGTCGTCGGCGACGCGCCTGTGGAAGGCTACGGAGACTTCCTTATCCGCGACAGTCTCGACACGCCGGCCGCCAGCCTGAGCGTGCCGCCCGATTGTTTCGTCTGCGCGGAATGTCTTGCCGAGATGAGCGACCCGCGCCAGAGGCGTTATCATTATCCCTTCACCAACTGCACGCAATGCGGGCCGAGATACACGATCATCGACGCGCTTCCCTACGACCGCGTCCGTACGTCGATGGCGGGCTTTCAGATGTGCGACGATTGCGCCAGCGAATACGGCGACCCCTCGGATCGTCGCTATCACGCGCAGCCCCTTGCGTGCCCCACCTGCGGGCCGCGTCTGGCGTTCCGGCGTCCGCCGTCCGCGGCGCTTGTCGGCGACGGCCCGGCGCTCGACGCATGCGTCACCGCGCTCGAAGCTGGCGAGATTGTCGCCGTGAAGGGCATCGGCGGCTATCATCTGATCTGTGACGCCACATCCGAGGCGGCCATTCTCAAATTGCGGGCGCGCAAGAACCGACCGGCGAAACCGCTCGCGGTCATGCTGCCGGAGCGCCTGCTGGAGACGCATCGCCCGGACGGATGCAATCTCCCGACCGCCATTCTGGACTCGCTGCGTTCGCCGCTTCGTCCGATCGTGCTCACGCCAAAGGCGGCGGCGCCGGTTCTCCCGGACGCCATCGCGCCCGGCCTCGACGAGATCGGCCTCCTGTTGCCCTACGCGCCTCTGCATCACCTATTGCTGGAAAGGTTCCGGCGACCTGTCGTCGCGACGTCCGGCAATGTCAGCGGCGAGCCCATTCTGATCGACGCGCCGATGGCGGAGCAGCATCTGGGCTCGGTCGCGGACGCCTTTCTTCACCACGACAGGCCGATCAGACGCCCCGCCGACGACAGCGTCCTTCGCGTCATTGCCGGCGTCGCCCGTCCGACACGCATCGGCCGGGGGCTCGGCCCTCTTGAAATCAGGCTGCGGCAGCCTGTCGAGACGCCTGTCCTCGCCGTCGGCGGCGATCTCAAGAACACGATCGCGCTCGCAGCCGGCGACCGCGCGGTGGTTTCTCCGCATCTGGGCGATCTCGGCGCGCCGCGCGCGCAGCAGGTTTTCGAGCAGGTGATCGCGGACCTTTCTAGCCTTTATGCAATCAAGCCGGCGGCGCTGATCTGTGACGCCCATCCAGCTTATTTCTCGCGCAGATGGGCCGAGCAGAGAGGACTGCCGGTCATCCAGGTCTTTCATCATCATGCCCATGCGTCGGCCGCTTACGCCGAGCTGGAGGCGGAGGAGGAGGCGCTTGTCTTCACTTGGGATGGCGTTGGCTATGGGGAGGATGGCGGGCTCTGGGGCGGCGAGGCGCTGCTTGGTCGTCCGGGCGGGTGGCGTCGGGTCGCCAGCATCCACCCGTTGCGCTTGATCGGGGGAGATAAAGCGAGTCGGGAGCCGTGGCGATGCGCCCTCGCGGCCTGCCTTGCGGCGGGCGTCGATTGGCCTGACGCGCCAGCGGAGGCCGGGATTGCATCAGAAATGTGGGTGAAGGGCTTCAACTCGCCGCCCACGACATCCATCGGCCGGCTGTTTGACGCCGCCTCGGCGCTGATCGGCCTTTCCCTGCGACAGAGTTTCGAAGGCGAGGCCGCGATGCGTCTGGAGGCCGCTGCGGAAGCCGGTCATGGCGCCGTCGCGCCGCCGCGCCATGAAGAAGGCGGCGTCCTGTGGTCGGACTGGAGACCGCTCGTTCATCCTCTGCTCGACGCGAGCAGATCCCCGAGCGCGCGCGCCGGCTATTTTCATGCGGCGCTGTCGCGCCTGCTGGTCGACCAGGCGGTGCGAATACGGGAAACCCATGCCTATTCGACAGTCCTGCTGTGCGGCGGCGTCTTTCAAAATCGGATGCTCGCGGAGATGGCCCTCGCGGGGCTCGCCGGCGCCGGGCTGCGGGCTTTCCTGCCGCAGAGGATTCCGGTGAACGACGCATCCATCAGCATTGGGCAAATCATCGAAGCCGGCGCGCGTTCGCGACAGAACGCTGTCTAG
- a CDS encoding PleD family two-component system response regulator, translated as MTARVLIVDDLLPNIKLLEARLSAEYFDVVSVTNGPEALELCRDGRADIVLLDVMMPGMDGFEVCTRLKADPATKHLPVVMVTALDQPADRVRGLECGADDFLTKPVDEIALIARVRSLTRLKIMLDELRARASTSANLGLASQEPNDGARGRILLVEDRPSSAERILASLRDVHDVELETHAQDALFHAAENNYELVVVSLNLADFDALRLCSQLRSLERTRTIPILLLADIEDRPRVLRGLDLGVNDYVQRPVDRNELLARVRTQLRRKRYADSLRDNVQAAIELAVVDALTGLNNRRFLETHLAQALDQAAHKGRPLSLMILDIDHFKSVNDTYGHDAGDEVLKVFARRIKRVLRSADLVCRLGGEEFVVVMPDTPLSIAARVAERVRAGVENERFPIDAARSILVTTSIGLAERGADANADALLRRADKALYASKSAGRNRVTAAAA; from the coding sequence ATGACCGCCCGTGTTCTGATCGTCGACGATCTCCTTCCCAATATCAAACTCCTCGAAGCGCGCCTTTCCGCTGAATATTTCGACGTCGTCTCCGTCACCAACGGGCCGGAAGCGCTGGAGCTTTGCCGCGACGGCCGCGCGGACATCGTGCTGCTGGACGTCATGATGCCCGGCATGGACGGCTTCGAGGTCTGCACGCGGCTCAAGGCCGACCCCGCCACCAAACACCTTCCCGTCGTGATGGTGACGGCGCTCGATCAGCCGGCGGACCGGGTGCGCGGGCTCGAATGCGGCGCCGATGACTTTCTCACCAAGCCCGTCGACGAGATTGCGCTGATCGCGCGCGTCCGTTCGCTGACGCGGCTCAAGATCATGCTCGACGAGTTGCGCGCCCGCGCCAGCACCTCCGCCAACCTCGGCCTCGCCTCGCAGGAGCCCAACGACGGCGCGCGCGGACGCATTCTGCTTGTCGAAGACCGTCCGAGCTCCGCCGAACGCATTCTCGCGAGCCTGCGCGACGTTCACGACGTCGAGCTCGAGACGCACGCGCAGGACGCGCTGTTTCACGCCGCCGAGAATAATTACGAGCTCGTCGTCGTCAGCCTCAACCTCGCGGATTTCGATGCGCTGCGCCTGTGCAGCCAGCTTCGCTCGCTGGAGCGGACCCGGACGATCCCGATCCTGCTGCTGGCGGATATCGAGGACCGGCCCCGCGTCCTGCGCGGACTCGACCTTGGCGTGAACGACTATGTCCAGCGTCCCGTCGATCGCAACGAGCTTCTGGCGCGCGTGCGCACGCAGCTTCGCCGCAAGCGCTACGCCGACTCGCTGCGCGACAATGTCCAGGCGGCGATCGAGCTGGCCGTCGTCGATGCGCTGACCGGGCTCAACAACCGCCGCTTTCTGGAAACGCATCTCGCCCAGGCGCTCGACCAGGCGGCGCACAAGGGCCGGCCGCTGTCGCTGATGATACTCGACATCGACCACTTCAAGTCGGTGAACGACACCTATGGACATGACGCCGGCGACGAGGTGCTGAAGGTCTTCGCCCGCCGCATCAAGCGTGTCCTGCGCAGCGCCGATCTGGTCTGCCGGCTCGGCGGCGAGGAATTCGTCGTGGTCATGCCGGATACGCCGCTCAGCATCGCCGCGCGCGTCGCCGAGCGGGTGCGCGCCGGGGTCGAGAACGAACGCTTTCCCATCGACGCCGCGCGCTCGATCCTCGTCACGACCTCCATCGGCCTGGCCGAACGGGGCGCGGACGCCAACGCCGACGCCCTCTTGCGCCGCGCCGACAAGGCGCTCTACGCCTCCAAATCCGCGGGCCGCAACCGGGTGACGGCAGCCGCCGCCTGA
- a CDS encoding DUF3572 family protein gives MKTGRPPFGLRKANVDEPPASELALRALAFLAQDEERVARFLALTGLDGGAIRDMLAEPGFQLAVLDHLAGDEALLLEFVAAESLPPEAVGHARRRLGGGEA, from the coding sequence ATGAAAACCGGCAGACCTCCGTTCGGCCTCCGCAAGGCGAATGTCGACGAGCCTCCGGCGTCCGAGCTGGCGCTGCGCGCGCTGGCCTTCCTCGCGCAGGACGAGGAGCGCGTCGCGCGGTTTCTGGCGCTGACGGGGCTCGACGGCGGCGCGATTCGGGACATGCTCGCCGAGCCCGGCTTTCAGCTCGCCGTGCTGGATCATCTGGCCGGCGACGAGGCGCTTCTTCTCGAGTTCGTAGCGGCTGAATCCCTGCCGCCGGAGGCTGTCGGCCACGCCCGCCGCCGGCTCGGCGGCGGCGAGGCATAG
- a CDS encoding HypC/HybG/HupF family hydrogenase formation chaperone yields MCLAVPMQIDEISGLEARCSAKGVSRTVSLFMIQDRELTIGDWVLVHVGYAIQAITEKEARESWELFDQMLED; encoded by the coding sequence ATGTGTCTCGCTGTTCCGATGCAGATCGATGAGATCTCGGGTCTCGAAGCCAGATGCTCGGCCAAGGGGGTCAGCCGCACCGTGAGCCTGTTCATGATTCAGGATCGCGAACTGACGATTGGCGACTGGGTTCTTGTCCATGTGGGCTATGCGATCCAGGCGATCACCGAAAAAGAAGCCAGGGAGTCCTGGGAGCTTTTCGACCAGATGCTCGAGGACTAG
- the glcE gene encoding glycolate oxidase subunit GlcE yields MDAAIATLDIRDAADAAEAIRAAAARNQPLGVIGAGTKRRLGRHAPSPRELSTRALTGVTLYEPEELVLSARAGTPLRDVLTLLDANGQQLAFEPLDHALLFGGETCAATIGGVIAVNASGPRRIKAGAARDHLLGFHCVTGRGEIVKSGGRVMKNVTGYDLSKLVTGSFGTLALLTDVTLKVLPKAETEQTLLLLGLDEGQAVAQLRRASGTSNEVSSFAMLPAGAAPLCRVETVAALRIEGPEVSVATRRDALAAALRDSGARFETLPFAESAAFWAALRDAAPVAGHSGQVWRLSLAPTDGVRALARLRETGAPILAHFYDWAGGLVWLCLEPAADAHAPAVRAAVDAFGGHATLIRASDETRARVEVFHPQPPPLAALSRRVKESFDPAHVLERGRMRAEV; encoded by the coding sequence ATGGACGCGGCTATCGCCACCCTCGACATTCGCGACGCCGCGGACGCGGCCGAGGCGATCCGCGCCGCCGCCGCGCGCAACCAGCCGCTCGGCGTTATCGGCGCGGGGACGAAGCGGCGTCTCGGCCGCCACGCGCCATCGCCGCGCGAACTTTCCACGCGCGCGCTCACGGGCGTGACGCTCTACGAGCCGGAGGAGCTGGTGCTCTCGGCCCGCGCCGGCACGCCGCTGCGCGACGTCCTGACGCTGCTCGACGCCAATGGGCAGCAGCTCGCTTTCGAGCCGCTGGATCATGCGCTGCTTTTCGGCGGTGAAACCTGCGCCGCGACGATCGGCGGCGTGATTGCGGTCAATGCGTCCGGGCCACGCCGCATCAAGGCGGGCGCCGCGCGCGATCATCTTCTCGGCTTTCACTGCGTCACCGGACGCGGCGAGATCGTGAAGTCGGGCGGGCGCGTGATGAAGAACGTCACCGGCTATGATCTCTCCAAGCTCGTGACCGGCTCGTTCGGCACGCTGGCGCTGTTGACCGATGTGACGCTGAAAGTGCTGCCGAAGGCGGAAACGGAGCAGACGCTGCTGCTTCTTGGCCTGGATGAGGGGCAAGCCGTCGCGCAGTTGCGCCGCGCCTCCGGCACCTCGAACGAGGTCTCGTCCTTTGCCATGTTGCCGGCGGGCGCCGCGCCGCTGTGTCGCGTGGAGACCGTCGCCGCCTTGCGGATCGAAGGGCCGGAGGTTTCCGTCGCCACCCGCCGCGACGCGCTGGCGGCGGCGCTGCGTGACAGCGGCGCGCGCTTCGAGACCTTGCCTTTCGCCGAGTCGGCGGCCTTCTGGGCGGCCCTGCGCGACGCGGCCCCGGTCGCCGGTCATTCGGGCCAGGTCTGGCGACTCTCGCTCGCGCCGACGGACGGCGTCAGGGCGCTCGCGCGGCTGCGCGAGACGGGCGCGCCGATTCTGGCGCATTTCTACGACTGGGCGGGCGGGCTCGTCTGGCTGTGCCTGGAGCCCGCCGCCGACGCCCATGCGCCCGCCGTGCGCGCGGCCGTCGACGCATTCGGCGGGCATGCGACGCTCATCCGCGCCTCGGATGAAACGCGTGCGCGCGTCGAGGTTTTTCATCCGCAGCCGCCGCCGCTCGCCGCGCTGTCGCGGCGCGTGAAGGAGAGCTTCGACCCCGCGCATGTTCTGGAGCGCGGGCGCATGCGGGCGGAGGTCTGA
- a CDS encoding FAD-linked oxidase C-terminal domain-containing protein, with translation MTLIMPAPEPDILSQRDALIERLRAILPASNLVVDETARRAYECDAFTMYRALPLVVALPETVAQVSAIMALAAEMNIKIVPRGAGTSLSGGSMPLEDGILLGMSKFNRVLEIDYENRCARVQPGVQNLAISKAVEERGFYYAPDPSSQIACSIGGNVAENAGGVHCLKYGLTTNNILGLEVVLMGGEIVRLGGKHLDSEAYDLLGLMTGSEGLLGVVTEVTVRILQKPAVARCLLLGFPSVDAGAHFVGAVIARGVIPGGMEMMDRATIHAVERFQPCGYPLDAEALVIVELDGTQAEVDLLVSVVDAIARAEGATTTKISTNEAERLQFWAGRKNAFPAVSCIQPDYLCMDGTIPRGRLPEVLAGMDAIAKREGLQVANVFHAGDGNLHPLILYDASKEGEMARAEKMGFDILRLCVSVGGVLTGEHGVGVEKRDLMGEMFTEIDLEQQMRVKCAFDPMNRLNPGKVFPTLHRCAEFGMMHVSGGAAPFPDLPRF, from the coding sequence ATGACGCTCATCATGCCCGCGCCCGAGCCGGACATCCTGTCGCAACGTGACGCGCTGATCGAGCGCCTGCGCGCCATTCTTCCCGCGTCCAATCTCGTCGTCGACGAGACGGCGCGGCGCGCCTATGAGTGCGACGCCTTCACGATGTATCGGGCCTTGCCGCTCGTGGTCGCGCTGCCGGAGACGGTGGCGCAGGTCAGCGCCATCATGGCTCTGGCGGCGGAGATGAACATAAAGATCGTGCCGCGCGGCGCCGGCACGTCGCTGTCGGGCGGCTCCATGCCGCTTGAGGACGGCATTCTGCTCGGCATGTCGAAATTCAACCGCGTGCTCGAGATAGACTATGAAAACCGCTGCGCCCGGGTGCAGCCGGGCGTGCAGAATCTGGCGATTTCCAAGGCCGTGGAGGAGCGGGGCTTCTATTACGCGCCCGATCCTTCCTCGCAGATCGCCTGCTCCATCGGCGGCAATGTCGCGGAGAACGCCGGCGGCGTGCATTGCCTGAAATACGGCCTCACCACCAATAATATTCTCGGCCTCGAAGTCGTGCTGATGGGCGGCGAGATCGTGCGGCTCGGCGGCAAGCATCTCGACAGCGAGGCTTACGACCTTCTCGGGCTCATGACCGGCTCGGAAGGGCTGCTCGGCGTGGTGACGGAAGTCACGGTGCGCATCCTGCAAAAGCCGGCGGTCGCGCGCTGCCTGCTGCTCGGCTTTCCCAGCGTCGACGCCGGCGCGCATTTCGTTGGCGCGGTGATCGCGCGCGGCGTCATCCCCGGCGGCATGGAGATGATGGACCGCGCCACCATCCACGCCGTCGAGCGCTTCCAGCCCTGCGGCTATCCGCTGGACGCCGAGGCGCTCGTCATTGTCGAACTGGATGGAACGCAGGCGGAGGTGGATCTCCTCGTTTCCGTCGTGGACGCCATCGCGCGCGCCGAGGGCGCGACCACGACGAAGATCTCCACGAACGAGGCCGAGCGCCTGCAATTCTGGGCGGGACGCAAGAACGCCTTTCCCGCGGTCTCCTGCATTCAGCCGGATTATCTCTGCATGGACGGCACGATCCCGCGCGGGCGTCTGCCCGAGGTGCTCGCCGGCATGGACGCCATCGCGAAGCGCGAGGGCCTGCAGGTCGCCAACGTCTTCCACGCCGGCGACGGCAATCTGCATCCTCTGATCCTCTACGACGCCTCGAAGGAAGGTGAGATGGCGCGCGCCGAGAAAATGGGCTTCGACATTCTGCGCCTGTGTGTGTCGGTCGGCGGCGTGCTCACGGGCGAGCATGGCGTCGGGGTCGAAAAGCGCGATCTCATGGGCGAGATGTTCACCGAGATCGACCTCGAACAGCAGATGCGCGTCAAATGCGCGTTCGATCCGATGAACCGGCTCAATCCGGGCAAGGTGTTTCCCACGCTGCATCGCTGCGCGGAGTTCGGCATGATGCATGTCTCGGGCGGCGCTGCGCCGTTCCCGGACCTGCCGAGGTTTTAG
- the hypE gene encoding hydrogenase expression/formation protein HypE, whose translation MALLEGRVSLAHGNGGRFMRELIEEVFAKSFGGALDTGLDAAPMLRDADGSEWVITTDGFTVEPLEFPGGDIGSLSVHGTVNDLAVSGATPRFITVNAFIEEGFEIATLRRITASIGRAATDAGVSVIAGDTKVVRRGQGGGLYLATTGVGRRDKDVSLGLGRIKSGDRIIVSGTIGDHGTAVLLAREQFGLSGKLESDAASVLPVTTRLLQNPGLRFMRDPTRGGLATVAQEIAVATSLTVRLFERSIPVRPEVRGICDILGFDPMYLASEGRVVAVIAQETADDAIAALRSAGYVDANVAGQIEDGRSRVIMETRIGGERLLPELEDDPLPRIC comes from the coding sequence ATGGCGTTACTGGAAGGAAGAGTTTCGCTCGCGCATGGCAACGGCGGACGCTTCATGCGAGAGCTCATCGAAGAGGTTTTCGCAAAGTCGTTTGGCGGCGCGCTGGATACCGGTCTCGACGCGGCGCCGATGCTGCGGGACGCGGACGGATCTGAATGGGTGATCACAACCGATGGATTCACGGTTGAGCCGCTCGAATTTCCCGGCGGTGACATCGGCAGTCTGTCGGTGCATGGCACCGTGAATGATCTCGCCGTTTCGGGTGCGACGCCCCGCTTCATCACCGTGAACGCCTTCATCGAAGAAGGCTTCGAGATCGCGACGCTGAGGCGGATCACGGCGTCCATCGGCCGCGCCGCCACGGACGCCGGCGTGAGCGTGATCGCCGGCGACACCAAGGTCGTGCGACGCGGTCAGGGCGGCGGCCTCTACCTCGCGACAACGGGCGTGGGGCGCCGCGACAAGGATGTCTCGCTGGGGCTGGGCCGGATAAAGTCCGGCGACCGGATCATCGTCAGCGGAACGATCGGGGATCACGGAACCGCCGTTCTCCTTGCGCGCGAGCAGTTCGGCTTGTCCGGCAAACTGGAGTCGGACGCCGCAAGCGTTCTGCCCGTCACGACGCGCCTGTTGCAAAACCCCGGATTGCGCTTCATGCGCGACCCGACGCGCGGCGGATTAGCGACTGTCGCGCAGGAAATCGCTGTGGCGACGTCTCTGACCGTCAGACTTTTCGAACGGTCGATTCCGGTGCGGCCGGAAGTGCGCGGGATTTGCGACATCCTCGGCTTCGATCCGATGTATCTCGCGTCGGAGGGCCGCGTTGTCGCCGTGATCGCGCAGGAAACGGCCGACGACGCGATCGCCGCGCTCCGCAGCGCGGGTTATGTTGACGCAAATGTGGCCGGCCAGATCGAGGACGGCCGCTCGAGGGTCATCATGGAGACAAGAATTGGGGGTGAGCGTCTGCTGCCTGAGCTGGAAGACGATCCGCTCCCACGCATCTGCTAG
- the hypD gene encoding hydrogenase formation protein HypD encodes MASSARDWIEKIRGLETDRPVRILNVCGGHERTLAAAGIRSLMPPNIRLIAGPGCPVCVCPEEDLYQLIRWAVAGEAIVVAFGDMLRVPVNAPKSEARSLEEAKAAGADVVAAASPRDAVEVARRNPDRPVIFHAVGFETTLAPISAAIVEGLPENLFLLMSGRLTWPIVAQLLASDDVNLEGLVAPGHVATIMGATEWAFVPQEHGVPAAVAGFTAESLLEAIYTVASRAIDGAADLSNCYSLAVRDDGNALARQMMQECFEVTDANWRGIGVIPNSGFELKEKYAAHDARRRFPVLETDRKRAGQMPAGCDCARVVMGRIAPNECVLYGAACTPRSPVGPCMVSDEGACRIWWSSGIRERAPGADAEASPGP; translated from the coding sequence ATGGCGTCCTCAGCCCGTGACTGGATCGAGAAGATAAGGGGATTGGAGACCGATCGCCCGGTCCGCATTCTGAACGTTTGCGGCGGTCACGAGCGGACTCTGGCGGCGGCCGGGATCAGAAGCCTCATGCCCCCGAATATCCGCCTGATCGCGGGTCCGGGGTGCCCGGTCTGCGTTTGTCCCGAGGAGGATCTGTATCAGCTGATACGGTGGGCCGTGGCGGGCGAGGCGATTGTCGTGGCGTTCGGCGACATGTTGCGGGTTCCGGTCAACGCGCCGAAGTCGGAAGCGCGTTCTCTCGAGGAGGCGAAGGCCGCCGGCGCCGATGTCGTCGCGGCGGCGTCGCCCCGGGACGCTGTGGAAGTCGCCCGACGCAATCCCGATCGCCCGGTGATTTTCCACGCTGTCGGGTTTGAAACCACCCTGGCGCCGATCAGCGCGGCCATCGTCGAGGGACTGCCTGAGAATCTGTTTCTGCTGATGAGCGGTCGACTGACCTGGCCGATTGTGGCGCAGCTTCTGGCGTCGGATGACGTAAATCTGGAAGGGCTTGTCGCGCCCGGTCATGTTGCGACGATCATGGGCGCGACGGAGTGGGCTTTCGTGCCGCAGGAGCACGGCGTTCCCGCCGCCGTCGCGGGCTTCACCGCGGAGAGTCTGCTCGAGGCGATCTACACAGTCGCCAGTCGCGCGATTGACGGCGCCGCCGACCTCTCCAACTGCTACAGCCTCGCGGTGCGGGACGACGGCAATGCGCTGGCGCGCCAGATGATGCAGGAATGTTTCGAGGTCACGGACGCGAACTGGCGCGGAATCGGAGTCATCCCGAACTCGGGGTTCGAACTGAAAGAGAAATACGCCGCACATGACGCGCGGCGACGGTTTCCGGTCCTGGAGACGGATCGCAAGCGGGCCGGCCAGATGCCGGCGGGCTGCGACTGCGCGAGGGTCGTGATGGGTCGCATCGCGCCCAATGAATGCGTCCTCTACGGCGCCGCCTGCACGCCGAGGTCGCCTGTCGGCCCCTGCATGGTGTCCGACGAGGGCGCGTGCCGGATCTGGTGGAGTTCCGGGATCAGGGAGCGCGCCCCGGGCGCGGACGCCGAGGCGTCCCCGGGGCCATAG
- a CDS encoding GlcG/HbpS family heme-binding protein, whose translation MKMKFALTLADAKRVAAAAAQEAKRNDWAVVIAIVDDAGLLVYLERLDGVQPASCDIAQAKARAAALFRRPTKALEETVAGGRLALLSLPHITPVEGGLPLTHDGQVVGAIGVSGVQSFEDGIVAKAGAEALAAEG comes from the coding sequence ATGAAGATGAAATTTGCCCTGACCCTCGCCGACGCAAAGCGCGTGGCCGCCGCCGCCGCGCAGGAAGCGAAGCGCAACGACTGGGCTGTGGTCATCGCCATCGTCGATGACGCCGGGCTGCTGGTTTATCTGGAACGCCTCGACGGGGTGCAGCCGGCCTCCTGCGACATCGCCCAGGCCAAGGCGCGCGCCGCCGCCCTGTTCCGCCGGCCCACCAAGGCGCTCGAGGAGACGGTCGCCGGGGGACGTCTGGCGCTTCTGAGCCTGCCACATATCACGCCGGTCGAGGGCGGCTTGCCGCTGACGCATGACGGCCAAGTCGTCGGGGCGATCGGCGTTTCCGGGGTGCAGTCGTTCGAGGACGGAATTGTCGCAAAGGCCGGCGCCGAGGCGCTTGCCGCCGAAGGGTGA
- a CDS encoding response regulator encodes MKKTVLIVEDNELNMKLFNDLLEANGHGTLRTKSGVEAVALAREHRPDLILMDIQLPEVSGLEVTRWLKDDEELRAIPVIAITAFAMKGDEEKIRQGGCEAYLSKPISVAKFLETVNSFLADRNEGTPAT; translated from the coding sequence ATGAAAAAAACCGTCCTCATCGTAGAGGATAATGAACTCAACATGAAGCTCTTCAACGACCTGTTGGAGGCGAACGGACATGGGACGCTGCGCACCAAGAGCGGCGTCGAGGCCGTCGCGCTGGCGCGCGAACACCGGCCCGACCTGATCCTCATGGACATTCAATTGCCGGAAGTGAGCGGGCTCGAGGTGACGCGCTGGCTGAAGGACGACGAAGAGTTGCGCGCCATTCCGGTCATCGCCATCACCGCCTTCGCCATGAAGGGCGACGAGGAAAAGATCCGGCAGGGCGGCTGCGAGGCCTATCTCTCGAAACCCATTTCGGTCGCGAAATTTCTCGAGACCGTCAATTCCTTTCTTGCGGACAGAAACGAGGGGACGCCTGCAACATGA